From the genome of bacterium, one region includes:
- the priA gene encoding primosomal protein N', whose protein sequence is MAENNKKLFADIVVPGPPHQIFTYIIPADIRNDIEYGHRVVVPFGKRTSTGFVTAFSDKTSVENLKEIIEIADPWPLLTEELLNLTRWISDYYMAGWGETIKSALPPGLTAKSKLNVEILSTEEPDNLTNLQHTLFDLVKNKKSIPVNHLIKKYAPQPVRLALNSMEKTGLICFKYSFEKNGISVKTKKKISIINTLPKEEMEKLIKKSPVQAEVIKILMKKKSIWRHEINKPMSVLNRLRDKNLIEIQDIEVYRESLDELPPPPANEIVLTSEQKNAVEVITKSIDKQEFKTFLVHGITGSGKTQVYIESIKHTLSMGKTALVLIPEISLTPQAVMRYRSFFGDKIAVMHSRMASGERYDSWRRIKKGELTIGIGPRSAVFAPLENLGLIIVDEEHDPSFKQNDPSPRYHGRDVAVMRGKLNKAVVVLGSATPSFESYFNTINKKYEIISITERIDKTPLPSVTLVDQKKFTWEKENRIISPVLREKIENRLKKKEQVILLQNRRGYAPFLMCSKCGYIEECKNCDITLTFHRSTKTIECHYCGYRHRAPDVCPKCQNPSMSYRGGPGTEQVEEELQRIFPDARILRMDFDTTRAKGAHTKIIRAFSEHKGDILLGTQMVAKGHDFSGVSLVGIISADTGLFFPDFRAGEKTFQLLTQAAGRAGRRKMQGEVVIQTMSPGHPVLSFVLTHNYKDFFTWENQNRKELSYPPWGKIIAIHFKSSKKEPAEKAAEYFRKALGNNRTIAVLGPAPSPLSRIKNLYRYQIIVKSSRIIDNGGSKLHSVVRSALKKYYSSRNYYNVHIAVNVDPMDML, encoded by the coding sequence ATGGCTGAAAACAATAAAAAACTTTTTGCTGATATTGTTGTTCCCGGGCCTCCTCATCAGATATTCACTTATATTATTCCTGCTGATATCAGGAATGATATTGAATACGGACACAGAGTAGTAGTGCCTTTTGGAAAGAGAACATCTACAGGATTTGTGACCGCATTTTCAGATAAAACTTCCGTTGAAAATTTAAAAGAAATTATCGAAATTGCAGATCCGTGGCCTCTGCTTACAGAAGAACTTCTCAATCTTACAAGATGGATATCAGACTATTATATGGCAGGATGGGGTGAAACAATCAAAAGTGCACTTCCGCCGGGCCTGACTGCAAAAAGCAAATTGAACGTTGAAATTTTAAGCACTGAGGAACCTGACAATCTTACAAATCTGCAGCATACTCTTTTTGATTTAGTTAAAAATAAAAAAAGCATCCCTGTTAATCATTTGATAAAAAAATACGCCCCCCAGCCGGTTCGCCTGGCTTTAAACAGCATGGAAAAAACCGGGCTTATATGCTTTAAGTATTCATTTGAAAAAAACGGAATCTCAGTTAAAACAAAAAAGAAGATATCTATTATAAATACCCTTCCCAAAGAAGAGATGGAAAAGCTGATTAAAAAATCTCCTGTACAGGCGGAAGTGATTAAAATATTAATGAAGAAAAAAAGCATCTGGCGACACGAAATAAATAAGCCCATGTCAGTTTTAAACAGATTAAGAGATAAAAATCTTATTGAAATTCAAGATATCGAAGTGTACAGAGAGAGTCTCGATGAACTGCCTCCACCCCCTGCTAATGAAATAGTTTTAACGAGTGAACAGAAAAATGCTGTGGAAGTAATAACAAAATCCATTGATAAACAGGAATTTAAAACATTCCTGGTGCATGGTATAACAGGAAGCGGAAAAACACAGGTTTACATTGAAAGTATAAAGCACACTCTCAGCATGGGTAAGACCGCACTCGTGCTGATACCTGAAATATCTCTTACTCCTCAGGCTGTTATGAGATACAGATCATTCTTCGGGGATAAAATTGCAGTAATGCACAGCAGAATGGCTTCCGGTGAACGGTACGACTCATGGCGGAGAATTAAAAAGGGAGAATTAACAATAGGAATCGGGCCAAGATCTGCAGTCTTTGCACCTCTTGAAAATCTCGGCCTTATAATAGTTGATGAAGAACACGACCCCTCTTTTAAACAGAACGACCCGTCTCCCCGCTACCACGGCCGTGATGTTGCAGTAATGAGAGGAAAGCTGAATAAAGCTGTTGTAGTTCTCGGCTCTGCCACACCGAGTTTTGAATCATACTTCAACACAATTAATAAAAAATATGAGATTATATCAATAACCGAACGAATTGACAAAACACCCCTGCCTTCCGTAACCCTTGTTGATCAAAAAAAATTTACATGGGAAAAAGAAAACCGCATCATCTCCCCTGTTTTGAGAGAAAAGATAGAAAACCGCCTTAAAAAAAAAGAGCAGGTAATTCTGCTTCAGAACAGGAGGGGATATGCACCATTCTTAATGTGCAGTAAATGCGGATATATTGAAGAATGTAAAAATTGTGATATAACCCTTACTTTTCACAGAAGCACAAAAACTATTGAGTGTCATTACTGCGGGTACAGACACAGAGCTCCTGATGTCTGCCCGAAATGCCAGAACCCTTCCATGTCATACAGAGGCGGACCAGGAACAGAACAGGTTGAAGAAGAACTTCAGCGGATTTTTCCCGACGCCAGAATACTTAGAATGGATTTTGATACAACAAGAGCCAAAGGCGCACACACAAAAATCATAAGAGCTTTTTCAGAACACAAAGGCGATATTCTGCTCGGGACTCAAATGGTTGCAAAAGGGCACGACTTTTCAGGAGTCAGCCTTGTCGGTATCATTTCTGCTGATACAGGCCTCTTTTTCCCTGATTTCAGGGCCGGAGAAAAAACATTCCAGCTTTTGACTCAGGCTGCAGGAAGGGCGGGCAGAAGAAAAATGCAGGGGGAAGTTGTTATCCAGACAATGTCGCCCGGCCACCCTGTTTTATCTTTTGTTCTTACTCATAATTACAAAGATTTTTTTACATGGGAAAATCAAAACAGGAAAGAGCTGAGCTATCCTCCCTGGGGAAAAATAATTGCAATACACTTTAAAAGCTCAAAAAAAGAACCAGCTGAAAAAGCAGCTGAATATTTTAGAAAAGCCCTCGGAAACAACAGAACCATTGCTGTACTCGGCCCGGCTCCCTCTCCTTTATCAAGAATTAAAAACCTTTACCGGTACCAGATAATAGTAAAATCTTCAAGGATAATTGATAACGGAGGCAGCAAGCTGCACTCTGTAGTACGCAGCGCTTTAAAAAAATATTATTCAAGCCGCAATTATTATAACGTTCATATTGCAGTAAACGTTGATCCAATGGATATGTTATAA
- a CDS encoding tetratricopeptide repeat protein → MKIYLLIKNLIRGIFILSIFSLTGCAATNNLKVEQKNAVVHKQPNPMSLNRFVDGVIYDLQENYPAALLSYQEALLYDSASAEICLAVGREYYRMGKLESAMQFFKRTLRLDKNSAEAQELIGDIYMGQGKWKPAEKIYQAMIEKDPGNITIYYDIAQVYLRQGKGGMAESVLEKIIKQDPNADTQVYISLGELYLKSGKLDEAEKIFELIIKTDETNGFGYYGVGLAKEAKKDTAEAISYYKRALELNPKLVFARERLGNLYTKTGDWEKAIDSYKQDIAMDSTNVTAMLQISEILRKKGDVEKALMNLERIQKIFPDDFRAFLDAGRIHLDDGEFPEAYKAFSRVTELDPENFFGWLFGGISLFHQDSLSQAKYFLERALQKEQKSPLGCYYLGSLYSLQGKNQKAVSYLKLAVEARPDWTAALNALASAFESIGNYAESDSLFKKILLAEPDNAVALNNYAYSLSQRGKDLEKALAMVEKSLQKEPENGAYLDTAGWIYFQLGKYYTAKDYIEKAWSVRSKSAEVAEHLGDTYSKLGMNDKAEKAWNNALKLDPENDSVKKKLGLIGGDK, encoded by the coding sequence TTGAAGATTTACTTGTTAATTAAAAATTTAATACGGGGAATTTTTATCTTAAGTATTTTTTCCCTCACAGGCTGTGCTGCAACAAATAACCTTAAAGTTGAACAAAAAAATGCTGTAGTGCATAAACAGCCGAATCCCATGTCTTTAAACAGGTTTGTTGACGGCGTTATTTACGATTTACAGGAGAATTATCCTGCAGCACTGCTTTCATACCAGGAGGCCCTGCTTTATGACTCTGCATCCGCAGAGATTTGCCTTGCAGTGGGCCGTGAATATTATAGAATGGGTAAGCTTGAGAGTGCAATGCAGTTTTTTAAGCGTACGTTAAGATTAGATAAGAACAGCGCTGAAGCACAGGAACTGATTGGTGATATCTATATGGGGCAGGGTAAGTGGAAACCTGCTGAAAAAATTTATCAGGCAATGATAGAGAAAGACCCTGGCAATATCACGATATATTACGACATTGCTCAGGTATATCTGAGGCAGGGAAAAGGGGGCATGGCTGAGAGCGTGCTGGAGAAAATTATCAAACAAGACCCTAATGCAGATACTCAGGTTTACATCAGCTTGGGGGAACTCTATTTGAAATCAGGCAAGTTGGATGAAGCAGAGAAAATATTTGAGCTTATTATCAAAACCGATGAAACCAATGGATTCGGATATTACGGAGTAGGCCTTGCAAAGGAAGCAAAAAAAGATACAGCCGAAGCTATATCTTATTATAAAAGGGCTTTGGAATTAAACCCCAAGCTTGTTTTTGCACGGGAAAGACTGGGCAATCTATATACAAAGACAGGAGATTGGGAAAAGGCAATTGACAGCTATAAGCAGGATATTGCCATGGACAGTACAAATGTTACTGCAATGCTTCAAATAAGTGAAATTTTACGTAAAAAGGGAGATGTTGAAAAAGCTTTAATGAATCTTGAAAGGATTCAAAAAATATTTCCTGATGATTTCAGAGCATTTCTTGATGCAGGAAGAATTCATCTTGATGACGGAGAGTTCCCTGAAGCATACAAAGCATTCAGCCGTGTTACGGAACTTGATCCTGAAAATTTTTTTGGATGGCTTTTCGGAGGAATATCTCTTTTCCATCAGGACAGCCTCTCACAGGCAAAATATTTTTTAGAAAGAGCTTTGCAGAAAGAACAAAAAAGCCCGTTGGGCTGCTACTATCTTGGATCTCTCTATTCCCTGCAGGGTAAGAACCAAAAAGCGGTTTCTTATCTTAAGCTGGCTGTTGAAGCCAGGCCAGACTGGACTGCTGCCTTGAACGCTCTTGCAAGTGCATTTGAAAGCATCGGTAATTATGCCGAATCCGACAGCCTTTTTAAAAAAATTCTTTTGGCTGAGCCTGATAATGCTGTTGCACTTAACAACTATGCTTACAGTCTGTCTCAACGCGGGAAAGATCTTGAAAAAGCTCTCGCAATGGTAGAAAAATCTCTGCAGAAAGAACCGGAAAACGGCGCTTATTTAGATACTGCAGGATGGATTTATTTTCAATTAGGTAAATACTATACAGCAAAAGATTACATTGAAAAGGCATGGTCTGTGCGCTCAAAAAGTGCTGAAGTTGCAGAACATCTCGGAGATACTTATTCCAAACTCGGCATGAATGATAAGGCCGAAAAAGCGTGGAATAATGCCCTGAAACTTGATCCGGAAAATGATTCTGTTAAAAAGAAGCTTGGCCTGATCGGCGGGGATAAGTAG
- a CDS encoding DUF4292 domain-containing protein — protein MARSRRSFLYFSLFFAVLIFTRCTSLFMSRRPSEIASIKVLLNRVYANAAKLKTFQGRGSVIASAKGIGMRGTIRVTARMPDVLWMKIEGPLGIDIATAFFNRESVVVYTPLENKVWRGSFSKALHLGYIPNAVDSTNFVLSMVGLPVPSDSLISRIDSVSIDKGKYLIDFNRKDRIWIDGRGIVTRWERHSGDGTVEWVWEGSRFTKKSGMFIPGLVKITSYHPKQQLTILYESIKANKSVKKDFGRINIPQGVKTIER, from the coding sequence ATGGCGCGCAGCAGACGTTCTTTTCTTTACTTTTCACTTTTTTTTGCAGTATTGATTTTTACACGTTGTACATCTCTGTTTATGTCCCGCAGGCCTTCTGAGATTGCCAGTATAAAAGTACTGCTTAACAGGGTATATGCCAATGCTGCAAAATTAAAAACCTTTCAGGGAAGGGGAAGTGTTATAGCCTCTGCAAAGGGAATTGGCATGCGAGGCACTATCAGAGTAACTGCCAGAATGCCGGATGTGCTGTGGATGAAGATTGAAGGCCCTCTCGGGATTGATATTGCAACTGCATTTTTCAACAGGGAGTCTGTTGTTGTCTATACTCCTTTGGAAAATAAGGTATGGAGGGGTTCTTTCAGCAAGGCTTTGCACCTGGGTTACATACCCAATGCAGTAGATTCAACCAATTTTGTTCTTAGTATGGTAGGCCTTCCGGTACCATCTGATTCTTTGATAAGCAGAATAGATTCTGTATCTATTGACAAAGGGAAATATCTTATTGATTTTAACAGGAAAGACAGGATATGGATAGATGGCAGGGGGATTGTTACACGTTGGGAAAGGCATTCCGGAGACGGGACTGTTGAATGGGTTTGGGAAGGAAGCAGATTTACAAAGAAGAGCGGTATGTTTATACCCGGCCTTGTAAAAATTACATCTTATCATCCTAAACAGCAGTTAACTATACTTTACGAAAGCATTAAGGCAAACAAATCAGTAAAAAAGGATTTTGGGCGTATTAATATTCCACAAGGAGTGAAAACTATTGAACGCTGA
- a CDS encoding glycosyltransferase family 2 protein produces the protein MNAEKRNIKAVSVVVPVLNEAESLKELYQQIVEVCEKEALSFEVIFIDDGSNDSTFAVLEQLFQRDPRIKVIQFRKNSGKSDALSAGFEIASGTYVVTMDGDLQDDPAEIPALIKKLEMGWDMVSGWKAKRRDPLSKRIPSKVWNLGTSFLTGLKLHDYNCGLKIYKSEVVKSLKIYGELYRYIPALANWQGFRVGEMAVNHRPRKYGKSKFGASRFLKGFLDLITVMFLGKYTKRPLHLFGSVGFLFSIAGSAITIYLIVIRIMRKTFLSNRPLLYLGILFLIIGVQFISIGLLGEMIARSQPEKNRYSIRKSLGV, from the coding sequence TTGAACGCTGAAAAAAGAAATATAAAGGCAGTTTCTGTCGTTGTACCGGTTCTTAATGAAGCAGAATCTTTAAAAGAGCTTTATCAGCAGATAGTGGAAGTCTGTGAAAAAGAGGCTCTTTCCTTTGAAGTAATTTTTATTGATGACGGGTCAAATGACAGCACTTTTGCAGTGCTTGAGCAGCTCTTTCAGAGAGATCCCAGAATCAAAGTAATTCAGTTCCGCAAGAATTCCGGAAAGTCCGATGCTCTTTCAGCAGGTTTTGAAATTGCTTCAGGAACTTATGTTGTAACCATGGACGGAGACCTTCAGGATGATCCTGCTGAAATTCCTGCTTTGATAAAAAAGCTTGAAATGGGATGGGATATGGTTTCAGGGTGGAAGGCGAAACGCCGTGACCCTCTGTCAAAGCGAATTCCGTCAAAAGTCTGGAATTTGGGAACATCTTTTCTTACCGGGCTTAAGCTTCACGATTATAACTGCGGCCTGAAGATATACAAATCTGAAGTAGTGAAAAGTTTGAAAATTTACGGTGAATTATACCGTTATATTCCGGCGCTTGCAAACTGGCAGGGATTTCGCGTGGGTGAAATGGCTGTTAATCACAGACCGAGAAAGTACGGGAAATCCAAATTCGGTGCGTCGCGGTTTTTAAAAGGTTTTCTTGATCTTATAACTGTAATGTTTCTCGGTAAGTATACAAAAAGGCCTCTGCATCTGTTCGGTTCTGTTGGCTTCCTTTTTTCAATAGCTGGCAGCGCTATTACAATTTATCTTATTGTAATTAGGATAATGAGGAAAACATTTTTAAGCAACAGGCCGCTTTTGTATCTGGGAATTCTGTTTCTTATCATAGGCGTGCAGTTTATTTCCATCGGCCTTCTCGGAGAGATGATAGCTCGTTCCCAGCCCGAAAAAAACAGATATTCAATAAGAAAATCTCTGGGAGTTTAA
- a CDS encoding glycosyltransferase, translating to MRIVIVGTAYPMRGGIAHYVALLYKHLKERGHDVFVISFKRQYPSILFPGKTQSDESKELIHLKSSPVLDTINPITWIKAFFLIKKLRPDLVVFKYWMPFFAPCYAAVAFLSSKLLNIRTVYVCDNIIPHEKKPGDRFLSSLGLKFIDYFIVQSDSVQRDLLSLKPDAEYELVPHPVYEIFPPALPMAEARNRLGIEEDRVILYFGLIRAYKGVKYLVQAMDEIANKTGARLLLCGEFYEGRDEIMDLIEKSQAKDKITLYDWFIPNEEVPFYFSSADLVVLPYVSATQSGIVQIAYNYNKPVVVTRVGGLPEIVPHGRTGYVVDPENPSAIAEAVKLYFDAKDNHDFEAAVKDVKKRFSWDRMVEAVERVIK from the coding sequence TTGCGTATTGTAATTGTAGGAACTGCGTATCCTATGCGAGGTGGGATAGCACACTATGTTGCGCTTCTATACAAGCATCTCAAAGAAAGAGGGCACGATGTATTTGTTATATCTTTCAAACGCCAGTATCCTTCAATTTTATTTCCGGGCAAGACTCAGTCTGATGAAAGTAAAGAACTTATACATTTGAAGTCTTCTCCTGTGCTTGATACTATCAACCCGATTACATGGATAAAAGCTTTCTTCCTGATTAAAAAATTACGGCCTGACCTTGTAGTATTTAAGTACTGGATGCCTTTTTTTGCTCCATGTTATGCAGCAGTAGCGTTTCTGTCTTCTAAATTGCTAAATATAAGAACTGTTTATGTTTGTGATAATATAATACCTCACGAAAAGAAACCCGGGGACAGGTTTCTCTCTTCTTTAGGATTAAAATTTATAGATTACTTTATTGTTCAGTCCGATTCTGTGCAGAGAGACCTTTTATCTTTAAAACCCGATGCTGAATATGAGCTTGTGCCTCACCCTGTTTATGAAATATTTCCACCTGCATTACCGATGGCTGAGGCAAGAAATAGGCTTGGTATTGAGGAAGATCGTGTTATCCTGTATTTTGGCCTGATAAGAGCGTACAAGGGAGTAAAATACCTTGTACAGGCAATGGATGAAATTGCGAACAAGACAGGTGCAAGGCTTCTTTTATGCGGTGAATTTTACGAGGGCAGAGATGAAATAATGGATTTGATAGAGAAATCTCAGGCAAAAGATAAGATCACTCTGTATGATTGGTTTATTCCAAATGAAGAAGTCCCTTTCTATTTCAGCTCTGCTGATCTTGTTGTTCTGCCCTATGTTTCTGCAACTCAAAGCGGAATAGTGCAGATCGCTTATAACTACAATAAACCTGTTGTTGTGACCAGAGTCGGCGGACTTCCGGAAATAGTCCCCCACGGCCGGACAGGATATGTTGTGGACCCGGAAAACCCATCTGCAATAGCAGAGGCGGTTAAATTATATTTTGATGCTAAGGATAATCACGATTTTGAAGCTGCTGTTAAAGATGTTAAAAAGAGATTTTCCTGGGACAGAATGGTGGAAGCTGTGGAGAGAGTTATAAAGTAG
- a CDS encoding four helix bundle protein: protein MKIERFEDIIAWQKAKELTVNVYYMFDTSKDYGFKNQIQRASVSIMNNIAEGFERKSNAEFKQFLYIAKGSCGEVRSMLILAAELFNIETDNLISLAEEVSMILSGFIKTL from the coding sequence GTGAAAATAGAACGATTTGAGGATATTATTGCCTGGCAAAAAGCAAAAGAGTTAACAGTAAATGTTTATTATATGTTTGATACAAGCAAGGATTATGGTTTTAAAAACCAGATTCAACGGGCTTCTGTCTCAATAATGAATAATATTGCTGAAGGTTTTGAGAGAAAAAGTAATGCTGAATTTAAACAATTTTTGTATATCGCTAAAGGTTCCTGTGGTGAGGTTCGATCAATGTTGATTCTTGCCGCAGAACTTTTTAATATTGAAACTGATAATCTTATTTCACTGGCAGAAGAGGTTTCCATGATTTTGTCTGGCTTTATTAAAACTTTATAA
- a CDS encoding class I SAM-dependent methyltransferase, with protein sequence MVEYDPIKERLSGIVKNSILLRKMMFAVLNLLFLRTWYVRRAVKRLHNERKSGLNILDAGSGFGQYSYYLAKKFKNARVTGVEIKQEHV encoded by the coding sequence ATGGTTGAGTATGATCCAATAAAAGAGCGTCTAAGCGGAATTGTTAAAAATAGTATTCTCCTCAGAAAAATGATGTTTGCAGTGCTTAATCTTCTTTTTTTGCGTACCTGGTATGTGAGAAGGGCTGTAAAGAGACTGCATAATGAAAGAAAGTCCGGTCTTAATATCCTGGATGCAGGTTCAGGTTTCGGACAATATTCCTATTATCTTGCCAAAAAATTTAAAAATGCAAGGGTAACAGGTGTTGAAATCAAGCAGGAGCATGTAGA